One segment of Neodiprion fabricii isolate iyNeoFabr1 chromosome 1, iyNeoFabr1.1, whole genome shotgun sequence DNA contains the following:
- the LOC124184677 gene encoding protein arginine N-methyltransferase 6: MDTGDSTDEYFKSYEDLEVHRLMLEDKPRTLAYKNAIFACSDKFQNKIVMDVGAGTGILSVFCAKAGAAKVYAIEASHMAQVAKEVVRENGFESIVEVIHSKVEDLKSDDIGKVDIIVSEWMGFHLMHEGMLDSVLVARDQFLKENGLMFPNEAKLYASPCELPTVYDFWNDVYGVSMEFVSREQRRLKSKKPNISSLEANNLLTDGKLLVWLDLSTATMPELLCLGGESTVVPCNRNGIYQGVCVWFSVTFLDGSELSTSPEYESTHWKQSIVVLPHDIPVTKDEPVAFKLELRKDSLKPRIYNVEYTQLDPENVEHDIPCHCHMTKCLVIKAYLSEHPEEDIQGRET, translated from the exons ATGGACACCGGCGATTCAACAGATGAATATTTCAAGAGTTACGAGGATCTGGAA GTTCATCGACTGATGCTAGAGGATAAACCTCGTACCCTTGCTTACAAAAATGCAATATTTGCTTGTAGCGATAAATTTCAGAACAAAATTGTAATGGATGTTGGTGCTGGGACGG GTATACTATCGGTGTTCTGTGCCAAAGCAGGTGCTGCAAAAGTTTATGCTATAGAAGCAAGCCACATGGCACAAGTAGCAAAAGAAGTAGTTCGCGAAAATGGTTTTGAAAGTATCGTAGAAGTGATTCACAGTAAAGTAGAAGATTTAAAGAGTGATGATATCGGCAAAGTCGATATCATAGTCTCTGAATGGATGGGATTTCATTTGATGCACGAGGGAATGCTGGATTCGGTACTTGTGGCCAGAGATCAATTCTTGAAAGAAAATGGACTCATGTTCCCTAACGAGGCCAAACTTTATGCATCTCCTTGCGAATTACCCACTGTGTATGATTTCTGGAACGATGTATACGGAGTCAGTATGGA GTTTGTCAGCCGGGAACAGAGACGTTTGAAGTCTAAAAAGCCAAATATTTCGTCTTTAGAGGCAAATAACTTACTGACGGATGGAAAGCTGCTTGTTTGGCTGGATCTCAGTACAGCAACTATGCCAGAATTGTTATGTCTCGGTGGTGAATCTACGGTCGTACCGTGCAATCGGAACGGAATATATCAGGGCGTTTGCGTATGGTTTTCCGTTACATTTCTGGATGGTTCGGAATTATCGACTAGTCCAGAGTATGAATCAACTCATTGGAAACAAAGTATTGTAGTACTCCCACACGATATTCCGGTAACGAAAGATGAACCAGTAGCATTCAAGCTCGAACTCCGTAAGGATTCTTTGAAACCAAGAATTTATAATGTGGAATATACTCAGTTAGACCCAGAAAACGTCGAACACGATATTCCCTGTCATTGTCATATGACCAAGTGTTTAGTAATAAAAGCTTATCTCTCTGAACATCCAGAGGAAGATATCCAGGGTAGAGAAACTTAA
- the LOC124184712 gene encoding 40S ribosomal protein S11 isoform X2 — MADQTEKAFQKQSTLNLNRKANLKKKPLRLSRSVGLGFKTPREAIEGTYIDKKCPFTGNVSIRGRILTGVVQKMKMQRTIVIRRDYLHYIRKYNRFEKRHRNMSVHLSPCFRDVEIGDVVTIGECRPLSKTVRFNVLKVSKGTGSKKSFKKF; from the exons atggcggatcag ACGGAAAAGGCTTTTCAGAAACAGTCCACGCTCAACCTCAACAGGAAGGCTAACCTGAAGAAGAAGCCGCTCAGGTTGAGTCGTAGTGTCGGCCTTGGTTTTAAAACTCCCCGTGAG GCTATTGAAGGTACCTACATTGACAAAAAGTGCCCATTTACCGGCAATGTTTCCATTAGAGGACGCATTTTGACCGGAGTGGTACAGAAGATGAAGATGCAACGCACGATTGTTATTCGTAGGGATTATCTTCACTATATCCGGAAATataatcgatttgaaaaacgtcACCGGAATATGAGTGTCCACTTGAGCCCTTGCTTCAg AGACGTGGAAATAGGTGATGTTGTGACCATTGGCGAATGTCGACCACTGAGCAAAACTGTTAGATTCAACGTTCTCAAGGTCTCAAAGGGAACTGGATCCAAGAAGAGTTTCAAAAAGTTCTAA
- the LOC124184696 gene encoding lysM and putative peptidoglycan-binding domain-containing protein 3 isoform X1 produces MRKISLSNGNDGQRSGRQKVYQRSGQREGSPNYVLLYSDGENSGDEETIALRTVSKQKSPPRKVEVMKIQLQPEDTLQALSLRYGCTISELKRINKIHKENEIFAHRTIKVPVVAFSLLTETLNQTENTDNNDGEIGDLITIEDTPANSSREEQIINLIALPTPVPPLKSNFDYTTLNTICETPANQCENTLDVLEDGENDQLLASEESSPEQHSVYKLSCSGADWGLSWPQLVGCSLLLGLAGPLIIYFLFLAETSSKHHSSAGYYKHFFS; encoded by the exons ATGCGAAAAATATCACTCAGTAACGGAAATGATGGGCAGAGATCGGGAAG GCAAAAGGTTTATCAGCGTAGTGGTCAGAGAGAAGGATCCCCGAATTATGTGCTCTTGTATTCAGATGGAGAAAATAGTGGAGACGAAGAGACAATTGCTCTTCGTACAGTATCGAAACAAAAATCACCTCCCCGCAAAGTGGAGGTGATGAAAATTCAGTTACAACCTGAGGATACTTTGCAGGCACTTTCACTCAGATACGGATGTACC ATATCTGAATTGAAGAGGAtcaataaaatacataaagaaaacgaaatatttgCACATCGAACAATTAAGGTTCCTGTTGTCGCGTTCTCCCTCTTGACAGAAACTTTGAATCAAACTGAAAATACAGACAATAACGACGGCGAAATTGGCGATCTTATTACTATCGAGGACACACCGGCTAATAGCTCTAGAGAGGAACAGATTATCAATCTAATAGCTCTTCCAACTCCTGTACCTCCtttaaaatcgaattttgattATACCACATTAAATACAATCTGCGAAACTCCTGCAAATCAATGTGAAAATACACTAGATGTCTTAGAGGATGGAGAAAACGATCAATTACTTGCTTCCGAAGAAAGCAGCCCAGAGCAACATAGTGTATACAAGTTATCGTGTTCTGGGGCTGATTGGGGTCTGTCGTGGCCGCAGCTCGTTGGTTGTTCGCTACTCCTGGGACTTGCGGGACctcttattatttattttttatttcttgccGAAACTTCTTCTAAACATCACTCGAGTGCGGGATACTATAAGCATTTCTTTTCatga
- the LOC124184696 gene encoding lysM and putative peptidoglycan-binding domain-containing protein 3 isoform X2 produces the protein MMGRDREDGENSGDEETIALRTVSKQKSPPRKVEVMKIQLQPEDTLQALSLRYGCTISELKRINKIHKENEIFAHRTIKVPVVAFSLLTETLNQTENTDNNDGEIGDLITIEDTPANSSREEQIINLIALPTPVPPLKSNFDYTTLNTICETPANQCENTLDVLEDGENDQLLASEESSPEQHSVYKLSCSGADWGLSWPQLVGCSLLLGLAGPLIIYFLFLAETSSKHHSSAGYYKHFFS, from the exons ATGATGGGCAGAGATCGGGAAG ATGGAGAAAATAGTGGAGACGAAGAGACAATTGCTCTTCGTACAGTATCGAAACAAAAATCACCTCCCCGCAAAGTGGAGGTGATGAAAATTCAGTTACAACCTGAGGATACTTTGCAGGCACTTTCACTCAGATACGGATGTACC ATATCTGAATTGAAGAGGAtcaataaaatacataaagaaaacgaaatatttgCACATCGAACAATTAAGGTTCCTGTTGTCGCGTTCTCCCTCTTGACAGAAACTTTGAATCAAACTGAAAATACAGACAATAACGACGGCGAAATTGGCGATCTTATTACTATCGAGGACACACCGGCTAATAGCTCTAGAGAGGAACAGATTATCAATCTAATAGCTCTTCCAACTCCTGTACCTCCtttaaaatcgaattttgattATACCACATTAAATACAATCTGCGAAACTCCTGCAAATCAATGTGAAAATACACTAGATGTCTTAGAGGATGGAGAAAACGATCAATTACTTGCTTCCGAAGAAAGCAGCCCAGAGCAACATAGTGTATACAAGTTATCGTGTTCTGGGGCTGATTGGGGTCTGTCGTGGCCGCAGCTCGTTGGTTGTTCGCTACTCCTGGGACTTGCGGGACctcttattatttattttttatttcttgccGAAACTTCTTCTAAACATCACTCGAGTGCGGGATACTATAAGCATTTCTTTTCatga
- the LOC124184712 gene encoding 40S ribosomal protein S11 isoform X1, which produces MADQNERSFQRQPTIFLNRKKGLGQKHRKSMRYSRSVGLGFKTPREAIEGTYIDKKCPFTGNVSIRGRILTGVVQKMKMQRTIVIRRDYLHYIRKYNRFEKRHRNMSVHLSPCFRDVEIGDVVTIGECRPLSKTVRFNVLKVSKGTGSKKSFKKF; this is translated from the exons atggcggatcag AACGAGCGTTCGTTCCAGCGACAACCGACGATCTTTCTTAATCGAAAGAAAGGTCTCGGGCAGAAGCATAGGAAGTCTATGAGGTATAGCCGTAGCGTGGGTCTTGGCTTTAAGACTCCTCGCGAG GCTATTGAAGGTACCTACATTGACAAAAAGTGCCCATTTACCGGCAATGTTTCCATTAGAGGACGCATTTTGACCGGAGTGGTACAGAAGATGAAGATGCAACGCACGATTGTTATTCGTAGGGATTATCTTCACTATATCCGGAAATataatcgatttgaaaaacgtcACCGGAATATGAGTGTCCACTTGAGCCCTTGCTTCAg AGACGTGGAAATAGGTGATGTTGTGACCATTGGCGAATGTCGACCACTGAGCAAAACTGTTAGATTCAACGTTCTCAAGGTCTCAAAGGGAACTGGATCCAAGAAGAGTTTCAAAAAGTTCTAA
- the LOC124184712 gene encoding 40S ribosomal protein S11 isoform X3, protein MADQNERSFQRQPTIFLNRKKGLGQKHRKSMRYSRSVGLGFKTPRETEKAFQKQSTLNLNRKANLKKKPLRLSRSVGLGFKTPREAIEGTYIDKKCPFTGNVSIRGRILTGVVQKMKMQRTIVIRRDYLHYIRKYNRFEKRHRNMSVHLSPCFRDVEIGDVVTIGECRPLSKTVRFNVLKVSKGTGSKKSFKKF, encoded by the exons atggcggatcag AACGAGCGTTCGTTCCAGCGACAACCGACGATCTTTCTTAATCGAAAGAAAGGTCTCGGGCAGAAGCATAGGAAGTCTATGAGGTATAGCCGTAGCGTGGGTCTTGGCTTTAAGACTCCTCGCGAG ACGGAAAAGGCTTTTCAGAAACAGTCCACGCTCAACCTCAACAGGAAGGCTAACCTGAAGAAGAAGCCGCTCAGGTTGAGTCGTAGTGTCGGCCTTGGTTTTAAAACTCCCCGTGAG GCTATTGAAGGTACCTACATTGACAAAAAGTGCCCATTTACCGGCAATGTTTCCATTAGAGGACGCATTTTGACCGGAGTGGTACAGAAGATGAAGATGCAACGCACGATTGTTATTCGTAGGGATTATCTTCACTATATCCGGAAATataatcgatttgaaaaacgtcACCGGAATATGAGTGTCCACTTGAGCCCTTGCTTCAg AGACGTGGAAATAGGTGATGTTGTGACCATTGGCGAATGTCGACCACTGAGCAAAACTGTTAGATTCAACGTTCTCAAGGTCTCAAAGGGAACTGGATCCAAGAAGAGTTTCAAAAAGTTCTAA